The Bacteroidales bacterium DNA window TTCGCACCAGCAATCACCGTGAGGATTACATGAGAAAAAACTTCCGCACGAGGGGCATCGTTTCAGTGCATCCCCGGATGAAACCATAGTTAACGGCTTAAGGTAACCCGCACGGCACGAACTTTACCCCCAACAGGAGGGTTCAGCTTGGCAACCGTAACCGTTGCTTTCTGAATTCCTTTCAATTCGTTGTGCAAGGCATCCAGAATCCTTCCGGCAATATGTTCAAGCAACCGCGACTTCTTTCCCATCTCACGCTGCACAATCTGATACGCCGTATGGTAATTGACCGCATCTTTCAGATTATCGGTCATAGAAGGTATTTCCATATCGGTTTCAATGACCAGATCAACCACAAACCGGTTGCCAATAATATTTTCTTCTTCAAAATGCCCGTGATAGGCATAAAATTCCATTCCTTCAAGCAAAATTTGTCCCATACGCATGCAAAAGTCTTGCTAAGATAATGAAATGTAGTTTTCAAAATAGTTTTCCAAAGCGCTTTACCATTTAAAACCTTTGCTTTTCACCTGGCAAGCAATTATTTGGGAAGAACCATTATTTTTGCAGGTCAGTTTACTAACAAATCACCAACATGGCAGAAGAAACTGGAAACGGAACTGGTAAGGAAAACAAAAATTTCATTCACGAAATCATTGAAAAAGACCTGGCGGAAGGGAAAAACGGAGGGAAGGTATTAACCCGTTTCCCTCCTGAGCCTAATGGCTATCTGCATATAGGCCATGCCAAATCCATTTGTCTGAATTTTGGCATTGCCCAGCGGTATGGTGGAAAGACCAACCTGCGGTTTGATGATACCAATCCCACCAAAGAAGATGTTGAATATGTGGAATCGATCATGGAAGATATCCGATGGCTGGGATTTCAATGGGAAGGGGAACCGAAATATGCTTCCGATTACTTTGACCAGTTGTATGAATGGGCCGAGATGCTGATAAAAAAAGGACTGGCCTACGTATGTGAACTTACCCCCGAACAGATAGCCGAACAAAAAGGGACACCAACCGTCCCCGGTAAAGAAAGCCCTTACAGAAACCGCTCTGTTGAGGAAAACCTTGAGTTGTTCAGAAGGATGCGCGCGGGAGAATTTCCCGAAGGATCAAAAATCCTGCGGGCCAAAATTGATATGGCATCTCCCAATATGCACATGAGGGATCCCATTTTGTACCGCATCAATTATACCCCGCACCATCGCACCGGAACAAAATGGTGTATCTACCCTATGTACGACTTTGCTCATGGACAAAGCGACTACATTGAAGGAATAACCCATTCTATCTGCACGCTGGAATTTGAAGTGCACCGGCCCCTGTACGACTGGTTTCTTGATCATATTGCCGAGCCGGGAAAAGTGAGGCCGCGACAGATTGAATTTGCCCGGTTGAATCTTTCCTACACGGTTATGAGTAAGCGAAAATTGCTGGAACTGGTTAAACTGGGTATTGTCAGAGGCTGGGACGATCCGCGGATGCCGACAATATGCGGTCTGAGGCGCAGGGGATATACCCCCGAATCAATCCGTGACTTTGCCGATCGGGTGGGCGTAGCAAAACGGGATAATGTTATTGAT harbors:
- a CDS encoding glutamine--tRNA ligase/YqeY domain fusion protein, encoding MAEETGNGTGKENKNFIHEIIEKDLAEGKNGGKVLTRFPPEPNGYLHIGHAKSICLNFGIAQRYGGKTNLRFDDTNPTKEDVEYVESIMEDIRWLGFQWEGEPKYASDYFDQLYEWAEMLIKKGLAYVCELTPEQIAEQKGTPTVPGKESPYRNRSVEENLELFRRMRAGEFPEGSKILRAKIDMASPNMHMRDPILYRINYTPHHRTGTKWCIYPMYDFAHGQSDYIEGITHSICTLEFEVHRPLYDWFLDHIAEPGKVRPRQIEFARLNLSYTVMSKRKLLELVKLGIVRGWDDPRMPTICGLRRRGYTPESIRDFADRVGVAKRDNVIDVALLEHCIREDLNQHATRVMAVLNPVKLVIDNYPEGLTEELEAVNNPEDPSAGKRMVPFSRELWIERDDFMENPPKKFFRLSPGTEVRLRYAYFVKCTGVEKDPSTGEVTVIHCTYDPASRGGNSPDGRKVKSTIHWVSVPHAMQAEVRLYDRLFNVPDPDDVPEGQDFKIHLNPDSLKVINAWCEPYLAGAKVYDKFQFERVGYFCVDPDSGPEKIVFNRTVTLKDTWAKIQARESN
- the folB gene encoding dihydroneopterin aldolase, encoding MRMGQILLEGMEFYAYHGHFEEENIIGNRFVVDLVIETDMEIPSMTDNLKDAVNYHTAYQIVQREMGKKSRLLEHIAGRILDALHNELKGIQKATVTVAKLNPPVGGKVRAVRVTLSR